Genomic DNA from Hordeum vulgare subsp. vulgare chromosome 2H, MorexV3_pseudomolecules_assembly, whole genome shotgun sequence:
ttgatgtactgtgtgtgccagcatactgatccagggatggcacagaaacacagaggcttgacttgttttgagtcgggtcgctacaagtagtagtagtagtagtagtactgtagtagtagtagaagaagaagaagaagaagaagtagtagtagtagtagtagtagtagtagtagtagaagaagaagaagaagaagaagtggtagtagaagaagaagaagtagtagtagtagtagtagtagtagtagtagaagaagaagaagaagaaataatagtagtagtagtagtagtagtagtagtagtagtagtagtagaagaagaagaagaagaagaagaagacgaagaagtagtagtagtagtagtagtagtagtagtagtagtagtagtagtagtagtagtagtagaagacgaagacgaagacgaagtagtagtagtagtagtagtagtagtagtagtagtagtagtagtagtagtagtagtagtagtagaagtagtagcagtagtagtaggagtagtagtagtagtagcaggagtagtagtagtactagcaggagtagtagtagcagtagtagaaccagtagcagtagcagcagcagcagtagtagtagtagtagtagtagtagtagtagtagtagtagtagtagtagtactagtagaagaagaagaagaagaagaagaagaagaagaagaagtagtactactactagtagtagtagtagtagcagtagcagtagcagcagcagcagtagtagtagtagtagtagtagtagtagtagtagtagtagtactagtagtagtagtagtagtagtactagtagaagaagaagaagaagaagaagaagaagaagaagaagaagtagtagtagtagtagtagtagtagtagtagtagtagtagtagtagtagtagtagtagtagtagtagtaggagtagtactagtagtagcagtagtagcagtagtagcagtagcagcagaaacagtagcagtagtagtagtagtagtagtagtagtagtagtagaagaggaataagaagaagaagaaaaacaagaagaataagaagaagaagaagtagtattagtagtaggagtagaagaaaaagaagaacaagaagaagaagaagaagaagtagtagtagtagtagaagaagaagaagaagaagaagaataagaataagtagtactagtagtagtggtagtagtagtagtagtagtagtagtagtagtagtagtagtagtagtagtagaagaagaagaagaagaagaagaagacgaagaagtagtagtagtactagaagtagtagtagtagtagtactagttgtagtagtagtagtagtattagtagtagcagtagtagcagtagtagtagtagcagtagtagcagcaggagtagtaatagtagtagtagtagtagtagtagtagtagtagtagtagtagtagtagtagaagaataagaagaagaagaagaagaagtagtagtagtagtagtagtagtagtagtagtagtagtagtagtagtagtagaagaacaagaagaagaataagaagtagtagtactagtactagtagtagtagtagtagtagtagtagtagtagtagtagtagtagtagtagaagtagaagaagaagaagaagaagaagaagaagaagaagaagaagtagtagtagtagtagtagtagaagaagaagaagaagaagaagaagaagtagtagtagtagtagtagaagaagaagaagtagaggaaaaagaagaagaagaagaagaagaaaaagaagaagaagaagaagaagaagaggtagtagtagtagtagtggtagaataataataataataataataatatgtaacatcccaaaattataaattttggaatgttaatataattattagatggattgtttgtttgtttgagtgattgaaacttgagtggaatttgaaacttctcaaaaaaatgagagcggataaaatgacttttccaaaattttctattttgaatcccttttcaattttgagtttgtatattttcaaaaccctttgattaaaaaaaatcaaacgcgaGGAgggaaatgaccctccaaaatcagagacaatgtcttgattcaaattttaagtatttgcaatttatttgaaattcaaattccttttcagtttaaagttattgcaaaaaataatatttttaaaaaattatttttttggttttaaaatatgttcaagttttagaaaattttattctgaaaattttgatatataatatgtcaatataaaatgttttctctttttcatttatacgtttttcttctttgttttaaaaaaaattgttcgttcgcaaataaaaaaaaattgaaaaaaaaactcATGATGCCAAACATCCCAGCCAGCACGTGTGCGTTCGTTGTGTGCGCGGCCGGCCGATTCTTTTGGGCCATGAGGCACCTTTTTACTTCTTTTTTCtagtttccctacattacgtatatatttagtcccacatcgcctacctatggaccattaaaccttctttccacctataaatatagacccgtaggagcatttaaaaatcatctatttcgggttaaatcaatcttttggtttaactagatttattaaataaaaatatttttttcttctcttcggcgggatttttcgaagtcgtctcctcattggaattaattcttactctgcattctaaaggtatttctcttcgtattttttttatactctcgtagtttattatttctagactagaatTCCTACGATAGTatatggtagagtaattagatatattatatagtcttcgtatttacacattagtactagaattcctttagacatagcacttttcttccgtaaaacagcttggccctgatttttcaaatagccataactttttactcgtttattcgaattagatgaaaccaacgcctagagtttcgtcttgatcccacctatccgatgaacctatcatatcaacttttttgaaattttcaatttcgaaatttgttcatattgatattcaaacttcttttgatcatatctttttatccgtagctccgttttagatgaatccaattgcgtcggattcatatcaaagtaatcttcccgtttgtatcattagttttaacttctaaacttataattttgatcaaatcagatttatctattagtgcccaaaagtgttcacatcgttctaagccgattcaatgttatattgaagtatttgtatcttttgatccgctatttcgaatctagtaattcttttttctacacgctcatattgatctactatatttaatagcatcattagtttcgacctttgaaccttacaaatttgagcgattcaaatttgtattcgaacattcatttgatcttatcttgcaaatcgtaccaccttttcaattgattccttttaccctaaacactcatgtcatatatttttgtacataaccatcgtacttcagttcaatttctcttgaccttttgaatgcaaattcaattcatacttcaattcgctataacttgcgttgtagtgctccatttcaagaaattctttctacaaataaattcttatgtcttatactatttgtcaaacaacattcatgttgttgtcccaatatttttgatcatctcccatagtgtatgcaagtcgagcttatatagcaatggttcctcgtccattaactcttttgatctcattcatgcaccttcactttacaacacacttaggacctttttattaaaccttagtacgttgttattttgcaccaagacatgctttgttcttatgttctcttggttcttcctttttggcatgaatgtttattgaatgatattcatttacgatagattgctcggagtgtggcgagtagaattatcaggattttgagagcgactatcttcatcaagtaataccaggcaagtcactttgatcataccatcacctatgttttatgcatcgtagttctaccatcctatgcccaattgcatgctgagtaggtacttggaaattttagtatagattgtagtatcatgtggtaggcacacaacaaccccgatacttggccccgggacaacaaatttcatattgctatgcttgagtagacgggatttcggttgagtgcataacacgagtgatgcgaggttgattaaataa
This window encodes:
- the LOC123430606 gene encoding uncharacterized protein DDB_G0271670-like; protein product: SSSRRRRRRRSSSSSSSSSSSSSSSSSSSNSSSSSSSSSSSSSSSSTGTSSSSSSSTSSSSSSSSSSSSSSSSSSSSRSSSSSSRSSSSSSRSSSSTSRSSSSSSRTSSSSSSSSSSSSSSSSSSSSSSSSTSRRRRRRRRRRRRSSTTTSSSSSSSSSSSSSSSSSSSSSSSSSSSTSSSSSSSTSRRRRRRRRRRRRRSSSSSSSSSSSSSSSSSSSSSSSRSSTSSSSSSSSSSSSRNSS